A window of Drosophila santomea strain STO CAGO 1482 chromosome X, Prin_Dsan_1.1, whole genome shotgun sequence genomic DNA:
AACTGACCACCGGCACATCGCTTTCGGGCAGTATGgcctcgtcctcatcctcgccAGCCTCGGAATCGTGTAGCCGGtgctcgtcgtcgtcgtcgtcgtcggcgACCACATCATCATCGCTGCAGGGCAGATCCTGGAGTTCCTGCTTGATGACCATTTGGGGCTCCAGCAGCGCCGTGTCCGCGTCCGTTAGGTCTTCAATCTCATGGAAGTTGAGCAGATCCCCATTGCGACCGGACAGGGACATGGGCTCGCCAAGATTGAAGGAGTGACgggaggcggcggcggtaTTCGCCACAGACTGGTCGCCCAGGTGAACTGTCTGCATGTGGCCGATGAAGGAGTCGAAGTAGAGGAACTTCTCGCTGCAGAAGATGCATCGCAGGGCGAAGTACTGGAAGTCCTCTGTGGCCGTCACCATTCCGCAATCCTTGGTGCAGTGACGGAAAATCTCCTCGTCGTTGGTACGTGGATACGCCAGGACACTCATCGCGCCGCCTGCGGATCCTCGTCCTGTCCGGTTAACGATCGGAATTCAATTGGGGCTCTCGGTAAGCTACGCTGCGGTCGGCGCACTCGAATATCGTGCTTTATTTTGACTTTATTTTATCCCGATTtggccaataaaaaaaaaactttttagtGTTGGGGTTTGGGCGCACggttgcatttcattttctaaTCGGAATCGGTGGTAGCTCACCTGCCGATTAAATTGTGCGCTTTATTTTGATGTGATTTAGCGGGAAAATAGCCATTTCTAGCGGGAaatttatacacattttttaaaatgccATTTTGTATGTTACCCACTTACATACCTTGTCTGCAAACAAGTAAGCCtattaaaagtgaataaaaataacttcAAAATATAAGTGCTTTAAACTATCGTTATTGTCTTAAGGAAATCGTACTATCGATTGTACTGTTTTGAAGTCTCTAGTTGGCGTTCCCCCTGTCTGGTCACACTTGTCATCCAATTTCTTCGATTCGGCTGACTTTCAGCGTGTTTCGATTTGCGCCAATCTTATTGATTTAATTCGCCCGGCAAAGAAAATATCTTTTTAATTGCAAGACGCTATGGCTTCCATTAGCTTGCTGAACCCCAAGGCCGAGTTCGCCCGCGCCGCCCAGGCTCTGGCCATCAATATCAGTGCCGCCAAGGGATTGCAGGATGTGATGCGCACCAATTTGGGACCCAAGGGCACCGTGAAGATGTAAGTAACTGAAACCGTACTCTAATATCCCTCACTTTGCGTTGCAATAGCAGTTTGAGTCAGAATGCAAGTTAATTGACGTAAAAACATAAGTTTTGGCCACAGCTGCGGCGGCTGCATGTTTAAGGTTAGAGTTGAACTAGCGGCATGCGTCATCGCacaagaaagagagagaatGTTGCAAGTCTGGAGCAAAAAGCTTAGAAACcaagtgtttttatttaatttcaaatacaACCTTAAATTAAAGATGCCCCCCGAAGTTTTAGTTTAGTGAAAAAATTGTGTTAAACTGCATATCGAGCACCGGGTGATTCAGAAAGTGGGAGCGAAAGAGGCGTGACTTGACTCACGCGCCGTGCAAAGTGAAACAAGCATACTAATTCTAGAAACTTCGCAGGTTGGTTTCTGGCGCCGGCGACATCAAGATCACCAAGGACGGCAATGTCCTGCTCCATGAAATGCAGATCCAGCATCCCACTGCCTCCATGATTGCCAGGGCCAGCACGGCACAGGATGATTCCACCGGCGATGGAACCACCACCACTGTGATGCTCATTGGCGAGCTCCTGAAGCAGGCCGATATCTATCTGTCCGAGGGACTGCATCCTCGCATCATGACCGAGGGTTTCGAGAAGGCCCGCGACAAGGCATTGGAGGTGCTAGACAAGGTCAAGGTGCCCGTGGAGATCAACAAGAAGAACCTGGTGGAGGTGGCCAACACAAGTCTGAAGACCAAGGTGCATCCTGCTCTTGCTGATCTGCTGACGGACGTGTGCGTGGATGCCGTGCTGACCATTGCCAGTGCCGATACGACCAAGCCCGTGGATCTCCACATGGTGGAGCTGATGGAGATGCAGCACAAAACCGATACCGATACGCAGCTGGTGCGTGGTCTGGTCATGGATCATGGTGCTCGCCACCCGGACATGCCAAAGCGTTTGGAGAACGCCTACATCCTCACGGCCAATGTCTCGCTGGAGTACGAGAAGGCTGAGGTCAACTCTGGCTTCTTCTACAAGACCGCTGAGGAGCGTGAGGCCTTTGTGCGCGCCGAGCGCGACTTCATCGACCAGCGTGTGAAGAAGGTGATCGAACTGAAGCGCTCCGTGTGCGATGGCACCGACAAGACCTTCGTCCTGATCAACCAGAAGGGCATCGATCCCATCTCTCTGGACGCTCTGGCCAAGGAGGGCATTCTGGCCCTGCGTCGTGCCAAGCGCCGCAACATGGAGCGTCTGGCCTTGGCCTGCGGTGGCACTGCAATGAACTCCTTTGACGATCTGCAGGAGGAGCACTTGGGCTACGCTGGTGTGGTCTACGAGCATGTTCTGGGCGAGAACAAGTACACTTTCGTGGAGGACTGCAAGAACCCGCTGTCCGTCACAATCCTGATCAAGGGACCCAACAAGCACACGATCACCCAGATCAAGGATGCCATCAGGGACGGTCTGCGTGCCATCAACAACACCATTGCCGACAAGGCTCTGGTGCCCGGAGCTGGTGCATTCGAGGTGCGCGCCTACAACGAGCTGGTCGCCTTTAAGGACACCATCAAGGGCAAGTCCCGCCTGGCAGTGCAGGCCTTCGCCGATGCCCTGCTGGTCATTCCCAAGACGCTGGCCGTGAACAGCGGCTACGATGCCCAGGACACAATTGTCAAGCTGACTGTGGAGGATCGCCTGAGTCCCGAACTGATCGGCCTGGATCTGGCCTCCGGCGAGCCCATGAAGCCGGTGGATCTGGGCGTCTACGACAACTACATCGTTAAGAAGCAGATCCTCAACTCCTGCTCGATCATTGCCAGCAACCTGCTTCTCGTCGACGAGGTGATGCGTGCGGGCATGACGAGCCTCAAGGGCTAGTCCCCATCAATTCAATCGATTCATTCACGTTAACCAAGTTAATGCACCGCCTGCTCCTCAACCCGCGTCTCTCACAGCCCCACaaccaaaagaaaacataACGTAAATGATATGGAAACACATGAACTCGGAATGGTTGCGGCTGCAAGTAttcacaataaaataaatttaaaatcataCACAGCTCTATACTAAACGCTAAtgtattttctatttttattacCACTAATGTTTACTCACTACAAACCattggtttaaaaataaatgcttaAATCGAAACGTCACGTGAATTGCATTTCAAAATAAACGTGTTATTGGTTTGAACTTTGAATTTAGCATTGGCGCcatatgtttaaatattattaagaaCTGGAACCAGTGGGCTAGTCGTGACGCAAACCCTTCATCTGGGGGGCAGACTTGGGGAATACCCCAACTACGTGGTATATTTGAGAAGCCCACTGCTGGTCACACCGCAGTCAACAGTTGTCGCTTTCGCTGGAAAGCAGcaccaaaagaaaaaaacaaattggatTTCTGAATTGGAAACAATTTCAAACATGATTTCGGTTACTTGTGTGGCGCCCGTGAACATAGCACTCATAAAATACTGTAGGTAAATGAATACAATTCTCAAGGGGCATAAACCAATTGGGATTCTTTCAGGGGGAAAGCGGCACGAAGATCTCATTCTGCCCGTCAATGATTCCATTAGCATGACTCTGAGCACCGATGAGGTAAATATTAACGAAATTCGGtaaatctttatttattttccattaatGGTTTTCTAAAAGTGACCCATTGTGGTCTTGAAATACCccttaataatatattaactGTATAGTGCGGTTAACCAGTTTCAATTTTCCCGCAAATGTAAATATAACGAAAACTTTCTTTTTAACGTTTGACAAGATCTCAAagattttcacttttctccGCATTTTTTCGATCTGTGTTGTCACTGAATTTAAATACAAGAACTTAAAAACTAAgataatttgatatttttattcaacATCCTTTAGTTTCCAAattatttcttaaaaatattaaatttgtcaaaatatatacatatatgtatatatattatattcagcttttatttacacttacatttttaaactaatatttttCGTTATCCCATCTTTGCAGCTCTGCGCCAAGACCACAGTGACTGCTTCGGAAACCTTTGAGAGGAATCGCATGTGGTTGAATGGGGAGGAGGTGCCCTTCGAAGAGGGTTCCCGCCTGCAGCGCTGCTTAAAGGAAGGTGAGTTTATACTACAAGATATTCGAATCCTTTTTAACATGCAAATGCATTACCAGTTCATCGACTGGCTGTGGCGAGGAGCTCGCAGAAGGTGCCGCCAACCTGGAAGCTGCACATCGCTTCGGTGAACAATTTTCCCACTGCCGCTGGTCTGGCATCCAGTGCAGCAGGCTACGCCTGCCTGGTGTACTCGCTGTCCCGACTGTACGATATACCGCTGAATGAGGAGCTGACGACGGTGGCGCGACAAGGAAGTGGATCGGCGTGCCGTAGTCTGTATGGTGGATTTGTGCAATGGCATCGTGGAGCACTGGACGATGGCAGCGATTCGGTGGCCAAGCAGATAGCACCTTCTGCCCACTGGCCCGACATGCACGTGCTCATCCTGGTCGTAAATGATGCGAGGAAGAAGACTGCCTCCACAAGGGGCATGCAGCAGTCGGTGAAGACATCGCAGTTAATCAAGCATCGCGTGGATCAAGTGGTTCCCGACAGGATCAATCAACTGAGAGAGGCCATCGCAAGTCATGACTTTCAGACATTCGCCGAAATAACGATGAAGGACTCGAATCAGTTCCATGCCGTCGCCCTGGACACCTATCCGCCGTGTGTCTACATGAACGATGTGTCGCACAGGATCGTTTCCTTTGTTCACGACTATAACGAGAGCATGGGCAGCTATCATGCTGCGTACACCTTCGATGCTGGTCCAAATGCATGTCTGTATGTCCTGGCGGAAAATGTGCCGCATCTCTTAAGTGCTGTCCAGCGAGTGTTCCCCAATGACTTAGCGGGTGGTGACACTTACTTACGAGGTCTTCCCATCCCAAAAGTAGAAAATACGGAACATCTGAGCAACAAAATCGATTCACTAGATGTTCATGCTAAGAATGCATTCAGATATATAATTCACACCAAAGTTGGTGAAGGACCAAGGGAATTAGGCGCTGATGAGAGTTTATTGTTAAATGGTCTTCCTTTGGAGCATTAGGAGTGATTTTTAGAACGTATTGCATGAGGAAAGAAACAGAAATTCttaaaggaaaatattttgtagattATATTTATGCGAAGAGGTGGGGTGCCTATAAATTCACATATAAACATTTGAAAAGCACGATTATTCTCTTTTACATGACAATATTTGAATACCTTAATTGAAACACCTTAATTTATTccctttatttatttttactacCATAAGAAATTCGGTGATCAAATAATTggctatttttaaataaaatttacaaaaatcaaaaatcaattccgattgaaatttttgCAAACTTGTGTGgaaattatttgcatttatattatttagaGCACATACGCTGCATGCATTAACTTAATTTCTTTGttgaactatttttaaagaataCCTGTGGGGTCGCAGGGCAAACATTTGTTTGAATAGAATAGGTTTgcgttttaaaatatttttatttatgcacatACATTGCACATATGATTGTTTGTGCACAGAAAACATCTGCTGCTTTAGTCAACTTGTGATAGAAAACCTCTCAAAACTGCtgaataattcaattttccgCCCAAAATGTGATAATAAAACAACTTTTTCAACATTCTACGTTTTCTTTGCCTTgctaagaaaatatttattattattattattttttttttttttttgatatgGTATATGGCAGACTTCAGTTtaaagtttacattttaaaagtgAGCGAAGCActgctatttatttttatacatttgtatatgtaGTAGATATTAGATACGTTGTAATCCATTTTTGCACAAATTACGTGAATTATGTATAAATAAGCAACAAATGAAGAGCGTAACAATTAGTAAATAAATCTTTGCAGTTGCACTGAGTTTATACTccttattaaataattaaaaataagtacATTGTATGGTCATGGTATTATAAAGGTTAACATATTTATAAGGTAAGATTGTGGTTTCCTGGATACCTGGATTCCTAGTTTCCTGGTTTCcagcataaaataaaatgcatcTCATGTAAAACCCCATGGGTACATAAtcaaaattagtttttacacAACGATTATTTTCAGATTTCCTAATTCTCCATGTTAATTTTATCTACCGACGAATGCAAGAAATAGTAGCGAACTCCACGAACTCATTCAACTCATCCAACTCATATTCTAATGGTGAGGCTTCAAATGTTCCACATAGTTCTCCGGAATGAGTCCTGTTTTCCCATTTAGTGTGCCCTGCAGCCAGCCAGGTTCGTGGGAGTAACGAACTGTAAAGCAGAGAAATCACAATTAGAAATAGGAATATGAATTTTTCAGTTTCCACTCACCATTGGTTATTATTTGGTTGGGCTCGAAAGAAAGCTCGCCCTCGCTTTCTCCCATGCAAGCATAAAGTGTGCGCACACGTCTGTAAATAaccggtttttttttggtgattATGGTGCAATTAGAACCAATTAATGAATACTCACGCCGTGCCCGTTGACAAATCACGTTTTATTTGGTTGATGTCACGATTACGATGCATTTTACTAGGCGGATATTCGGTGCTTTCGCTGGCGTTGCCCCCACAGCTGAGGCTAACCGTGGGCAATGTTGTGGCCGTGACGACCTCGTCGCAGGTGGGTCCCAGATGTGGCGACAGCGATGAATTCTGTGACGTTATAAGCGCATAATCATTGGCGTTCCGTGTGCTTAGATGCTGGGCCACACTcccgctgttgctgttggccacAATGGAGCTGCCCAAGCCGTTGTTGGAAGAAAGTGAATCACATACGCTGTCGTTGGAGCTGGATGTTGATGTTGGCATTAGGGGTGAATAATGTTTTGTTTGGCCGTACGAGTGCAGTCCCCGTTGGACGGGCGGATGCTGCTGCGGACCACTGGCACTGCCCAGGAATCGCTCCTTGCGCATTGCTGTATTTGGCGGGGATACATTGCTTAGACTAATCCGATTGCTTGAGGTAGCACCAGCACTAGACGTGTTCGTATAGATGTGGCTACTGGAGCCCGACTGAGTCACCGGATTGGCCGTGGTCATTAGGTACTCGGGATGTCGAAAATTAGTCGTGCTACTAACCGGTACGGCGTGATGCGATTGCAACGTCACGCCACCGTTGTTAGCACCTATAATACCATAATCGGGCGCGACATCAGTGTCAGTGCATGAGCTGGGCACAAACCGCCGTGTGCTGGCCTCATTTTTCGATATTGTGTGCAGATTATTGATGCTCCCAATGGTCGGCGACAGTATGCCATTGAGCATGTGCATCGGCGGCGACAGAGATATGCATTGAGCGCCGCCCGAACTATTCATGGCCGTCGATCCATGGGCATAGTTGTCGCCATTCGGAATATTTTGCAGGCTGGATGAAATGGTGGGCTCTGTGCAATTGGTTTTGCTGACTACCCGATAGATTTTCTGCTGATTCAAGAACATTGGATTCGCCgctgtgttgctgctgcccatGGCACCCGTTGAAGCGGCCTTTCCGATTTGAGAGGCCCGTGGCATTCTGGTCGGTGGACTGCTGCGACTGGGGTACATGATGCTGGGCGCCTTCGCGGCGTCCGGCAACTTAACTTCAGCGCTGGGCTTGTTCTTGAATATCCTCTCGTAGTTATCAATTAGAATGTTGATGACGATATTATTAAACTTAATATCCAGTATGGCGGCAACTGATTCCTCTCGCGGACGCAGCAATGTCGGCCCGAAGACCACTCCCAGATTAAATACGGACATTTTGTTCTTCTCGTACTTGCGCGAAACGctgcaaatataaatatgtattgtAGAAGTTATCAAAGTTAAAGCGAAACGTATTTAACTGCAGCGTTACTTACTCGGTTAGATGACAAATAACCATGTCGAGCATCTGAAAGTTGGGCTGCGGCAACTTGTAGACCAGCTTGTGCACCTCATTCACGCGCTGATTGAGGGTTTCTTGCtctaaaaatatacatttcccatttgccaTATAGACCATGTACATGAAGGATTATCCGAGTATAAATACTTACTTGCTGCTTCAATGAAATCACTATGGTATTGATACGTCATCAATGGCTCATTTAGATTTCGCAGATACATTTTCAGGGCACTAGCAATGGTGTTGCTTTCCATTAAATCGCGGTACTTATCGTCGACGAAGACATCGTCGGTTTCCTTTTGATTTAGACCCAGTGCCAGCAGCTTGCTGATTTTGGTGCCAACACCACTCTTTCGGTAGATACCCTCATCCTCCAGACCTCGAATCTCTAATACTTGAATGCATCGGCGGATGAACATGAATCCGGCTTCATCCAGATGGTATGCCTCGCTGACTTTGATTTTACCGGGAGCCAGATATGTCTGTGTACGAATAAAACGATTGAAATTGTTGCTGTGACATGTGATCTACTTAAGAACAAGTATTGGATACTAACCGGCTCCGTACCGTCCATGGCGCTAATCCAATAGCGATGATCCTTTTCGCTCAAGGCTTGAAATGTGTAAACGACGCCTGGCTTCTCCTTGAatgtcaaatcgaagcagAACCTCTTCTCGAACTCAGATGCCCGTCGCTGGCATGAGAACAGCGTCAGTTTCTCGTCGTCACGCGCCTCGGGTCTCGTGAAATTGTGATTCATCTGATTGAACTGGAGCATAGTGAATTCTCGCTTTTGCTTCTTGAATGTGCAATAGTATTTTGTCCAGGTGGCTTTGAATGGCTCTAGAAGGGAGATTTTCAGAATGGAACCTATGATTCGTTCGCAATAAGTTAATTAGTTGAATGCAGCGAATTTCGTTATTATTACATTGTCTGGGTAGAAAGATAGGCACAATAGACTACAagaattataaatataatattttctttatatattattatcaaGAGGCTATCAAGTATTATTATCGGCTCAACAGCCCGGATAATCAAAATGATAACtgcaataataaataaaaaatctcTGCAAACAAGGCAGTGCAGTTCTTGACcagaaaataaatgaagcttttttatatgattaTCGTTTAAAACACGTACTTTTCTCCATTAGAAATAGGTAACCACGTTTTGTAAAAATTTCCTCGGGCTTCTGCGAACACAAACGATTAGAAAATGCTCGAGCGCAAACAATGTAACAACTTACTGTGCGTTTTTCCATATACTTTGTTTTCAGTTCAGTCACTTTTTCGCGTGCCTCCTCGAAATTTTCCCGAGTCTGCAAGTAATACGAAGCGTTAATTTTGGCATATCACAATGTTTAATGATTGTTTGCCTACTTTTTGGACTTTGTGCCTCAAATCCTGCAGATAATCGCGATGATCCTCCGCCTGTTCGTGCGCTGTGTGGTAGAAAACGAGCCAGCCAGAAATAAATGCGAGCAGTATTTCGACAAATTCGAATTTGATTCGTTCCTGCACTTCTTGGATGCGCAGCACATAGCTCAGCGACTCCTGGATATACTCGCGTTCATGCATCCCCAAACTGGCGTCAGCCTgcaacaaaatcaatttgatCAATGTTAATACTATTATTTGGATACTGGGAAACTGTTTAAAGCCATAGCACTAAATACAAGATGCTCTCTTTCGATCACAAACTATTCCAAAGTTTGAACAATAGCTTTTAGATGGCAGGAGCTTAGCAATTTAGAATCACTTACCTCCTGTATTGTGTTTTCGGGCTTTTTAGTTGACATATTAAGGAAACGCTCCTGCGATTGACAAAATTTCTCCGTCTTTTTATCgaatttctttttgttttctttgacGCCACCGATTTGCTTTTTTCGAAAATCCTCCAGTGACTCAATTATATGTTTATCGGCGAGCGTTAGCTAGGTATTAAGTAATAGATTCAGATTCTAGCAAATTTGGATGCCAATATTCCCAGCAACTTACCATTTTTTCGCGCTCATCCTCAATATTGCCAATTATAGCACCAAAGCGCTTGAGGCTTTCACAAATGACATTCTCATCGTCGGTCTGAGCAGTGCCAATGCACTCAAAGTTAAAGTCGTTAAGTAAAATGGCCAATTGTTTCATTCTAGTGGACAGCACTGAAAGaacattaaatgcaatttggtAAACCAttgaaataaacataaaaat
This region includes:
- the LOC120455160 gene encoding rho GTPase-activating protein 26 isoform X1, with translation MGGGKNVRRGLEPLEFEECIVDSPDFRENLNRHEKELDHTSHQIKRIIKEVKDLMSAAKMLSTRMKQLAILLNDFNFECIGTAQTDDENVICESLKRFGAIIGNIEDEREKMLTLADKHIIESLEDFRKKQIGGVKENKKKFDKKTEKFCQSQERFLNMSTKKPENTIQEADASLGMHEREYIQESLSYVLRIQEVQERIKFEFVEILLAFISGWLVFYHTAHEQAEDHRDYLQDLRHKVQKTRENFEEAREKVTELKTKYMEKRTVSCYIVCARAFSNRLCSQKPEEIFTKRGYLFLMEKKPFKATWTKYYCTFKKQKREFTMLQFNQMNHNFTRPEARDDEKLTLFSCQRRASEFEKRFCFDLTFKEKPGVVYTFQALSEKDHRYWISAMDGTEPTYLAPGKIKVSEAYHLDEAGFMFIRRCIQVLEIRGLEDEGIYRKSGVGTKISKLLALGLNQKETDDVFVDDKYRDLMESNTIASALKMYLRNLNEPLMTYQYHSDFIEAAKQETLNQRVNEVHKLVYKLPQPNFQMLDMVICHLTDVSRKYEKNKMSVFNLGVVFGPTLLRPREESVAAILDIKFNNIVINILIDNYERIFKNKPSAEVKLPDAAKAPSIMYPSRSSPPTRMPRASQIGKAASTGAMGSSNTAANPMFLNQQKIYRVVSKTNCTEPTISSSLQNIPNGDNYAHGSTAMNSSGGAQCISLSPPMHMLNGILSPTIGSINNLHTISKNEASTRRFVPSSCTDTDVAPDYGIIGANNGGVTLQSHHAVPVSSTTNFRHPEYLMTTANPVTQSGSSSHIYTNTSSAGATSSNRISLSNVSPPNTAMRKERFLGSASGPQQHPPVQRGLHSYGQTKHYSPLMPTSTSSSNDSVCDSLSSNNGLGSSIVANSNSGSVAQHLSTRNANDYALITSQNSSLSPHLGPTCDEVVTATTLPTVSLSCGGNASESTEYPPSKMHRNRDINQIKRDLSTGTARVRTLYACMGESEGELSFEPNQIITNVRYSHEPGWLQGTLNGKTGLIPENYVEHLKPHH
- the LOC120455160 gene encoding rho GTPase-activating protein 26 isoform X2 gives rise to the protein MGGGKNVRRGLEPLEFEECIVDSPDFRENLNRHEKELDHTSHQIKRIIKEVKDLMSAAKMLSTRMKQLAILLNDFNFECIGTAQTDDENVICESLKRFGAIIGNIEDEREKMLTLADKHIIESLEDFRKKQIGGVKENKKKFDKKTEKFCQSQERFLNMSTKKPENTIQEADASLGMHEREYIQESLSYVLRIQEVQERIKFEFVEILLAFISGWLVFYHTAHEQAEDHRDYLQDLRHKVQKTRENFEEAREKVTELKTKYMEKRTKPEEIFTKRGYLFLMEKSSILKISLLEPFKATWTKYYCTFKKQKREFTMLQFNQMNHNFTRPEARDDEKLTLFSCQRRASEFEKRFCFDLTFKEKPGVVYTFQALSEKDHRYWISAMDGTEPTYLAPGKIKVSEAYHLDEAGFMFIRRCIQVLEIRGLEDEGIYRKSGVGTKISKLLALGLNQKETDDVFVDDKYRDLMESNTIASALKMYLRNLNEPLMTYQYHSDFIEAAKQETLNQRVNEVHKLVYKLPQPNFQMLDMVICHLTDVSRKYEKNKMSVFNLGVVFGPTLLRPREESVAAILDIKFNNIVINILIDNYERIFKNKPSAEVKLPDAAKAPSIMYPSRSSPPTRMPRASQIGKAASTGAMGSSNTAANPMFLNQQKIYRVVSKTNCTEPTISSSLQNIPNGDNYAHGSTAMNSSGGAQCISLSPPMHMLNGILSPTIGSINNLHTISKNEASTRRFVPSSCTDTDVAPDYGIIGANNGGVTLQSHHAVPVSSTTNFRHPEYLMTTANPVTQSGSSSHIYTNTSSAGATSSNRISLSNVSPPNTAMRKERFLGSASGPQQHPPVQRGLHSYGQTKHYSPLMPTSTSSSNDSVCDSLSSNNGLGSSIVANSNSGSVAQHLSTRNANDYALITSQNSSLSPHLGPTCDEVVTATTLPTVSLSCGGNASESTEYPPSKMHRNRDINQIKRDLSTGTARVRTLYACMGESEGELSFEPNQIITNVRYSHEPGWLQGTLNGKTGLIPENYVEHLKPHH
- the LOC120455160 gene encoding rho GTPase-activating protein 26 isoform X5 codes for the protein MGGGKNVRRGLEPLEFEECIVDSPDFRENLNRHEKELDHTSHQIKRIIKEVKDLMSAAKMLSTRMKQLAILLNDFNFECIGTAQTDDENVICESLKRFGAIIGNIEDEREKMLTLADKHIIESLEDFRKKQIGGVKENKKKFDKKTEKFCQSQERFLNMSTKKPENTIQEADASLGMHEREYIQESLSYVLRIQEVQERIKFEFVEILLAFISGWLVFYHTAHEQAEDHRDYLQDLRHKVQKTRENFEEAREKVTELKTKYMEKRTPEEIFTKRGYLFLMEKKPFKATWTKYYCTFKKQKREFTMLQFNQMNHNFTRPEARDDEKLTLFSCQRRASEFEKRFCFDLTFKEKPGVVYTFQALSEKDHRYWISAMDGTEPTYLAPGKIKVSEAYHLDEAGFMFIRRCIQVLEIRGLEDEGIYRKSGVGTKISKLLALGLNQKETDDVFVDDKYRDLMESNTIASALKMYLRNLNEPLMTYQYHSDFIEAAKQETLNQRVNEVHKLVYKLPQPNFQMLDMVICHLTDVSRKYEKNKMSVFNLGVVFGPTLLRPREESVAAILDIKFNNIVINILIDNYERIFKNKPSAEVKLPDAAKAPSIMYPSRSSPPTRMPRASQIGKAASTGAMGSSNTAANPMFLNQQKIYRVVSKTNCTEPTISSSLQNIPNGDNYAHGSTAMNSSGGAQCISLSPPMHMLNGILSPTIGSINNLHTISKNEASTRRFVPSSCTDTDVAPDYGIIGANNGGVTLQSHHAVPVSSTTNFRHPEYLMTTANPVTQSGSSSHIYTNTSSAGATSSNRISLSNVSPPNTAMRKERFLGSASGPQQHPPVQRGLHSYGQTKHYSPLMPTSTSSSNDSVCDSLSSNNGLGSSIVANSNSGSVAQHLSTRNANDYALITSQNSSLSPHLGPTCDEVVTATTLPTVSLSCGGNASESTEYPPSKMHRNRDINQIKRDLSTGTARVRTLYACMGESEGELSFEPNQIITNVRYSHEPGWLQGTLNGKTGLIPENYVEHLKPHH
- the LOC120455160 gene encoding rho GTPase-activating protein 26 isoform X4 yields the protein MGGGKNVRRGLEPLEFEECIVDSPDFRENLNRHEKELDHTSHQIKRIIKEVKDLMSAAKMLSTRMKQLAILLNDFNFECIGTAQTDDENVICESLKRFGAIIGNIEDEREKMLTLADKHIIESLEDFRKKQIGGVKENKKKFDKKTEKFCQSQERFLNMSTKKPENTIQEADASLGMHEREYIQESLSYVLRIQEVQERIKFEFVEILLAFISGWLVFYHTAHEQAEDHRDYLQDLRHKVQKTRENFEEAREKVTELKTKYMEKRTKPEEIFTKRGYLFLMEKKPFKATWTKYYCTFKKQKREFTMLQFNQMNHNFTRPEARDDEKLTLFSCQRRASEFEKRFCFDLTFKEKPGVVYTFQALSEKDHRYWISAMDGTEPTYLAPGKIKVSEAYHLDEAGFMFIRRCIQVLEIRGLEDEGIYRKSGVGTKISKLLALGLNQKETDDVFVDDKYRDLMESNTIASALKMYLRNLNEPLMTYQYHSDFIEAAKQETLNQRVNEVHKLVYKLPQPNFQMLDMVICHLTDVSRKYEKNKMSVFNLGVVFGPTLLRPREESVAAILDIKFNNIVINILIDNYERIFKNKPSAEVKLPDAAKAPSIMYPSRSSPPTRMPRASQIGKAASTGAMGSSNTAANPMFLNQQKIYRVVSKTNCTEPTISSSLQNIPNGDNYAHGSTAMNSSGGAQCISLSPPMHMLNGILSPTIGSINNLHTISKNEASTRRFVPSSCTDTDVAPDYGIIGANNGGVTLQSHHAVPVSSTTNFRHPEYLMTTANPVTQSGSSSHIYTNTSSAGATSSNRISLSNVSPPNTAMRKERFLGSASGPQQHPPVQRGLHSYGQTKHYSPLMPTSTSSSNDSVCDSLSSNNGLGSSIVANSNSGSVAQHLSTRNANDYALITSQNSSLSPHLGPTCDEVVTATTLPTVSLSCGGNASESTEYPPSKMHRNRDINQIKRDLSTGTARVRTLYACMGESEGELSFEPNQIITNVRYSHEPGWLQGTLNGKTGLIPENYVEHLKPHH